One stretch of Macrotis lagotis isolate mMagLag1 chromosome 7, bilby.v1.9.chrom.fasta, whole genome shotgun sequence DNA includes these proteins:
- the LOC141494286 gene encoding uncharacterized protein LOC141494286 isoform X1 — MAGSLGPGSGWTAAVRRLLRQFSSAQRPGSPGFQGLPLLVEGQQVGLVVPAVARELRAFPNVFVEVTGGLELRGGHCPEERTEAVAGVLAQLRAEGRLARLARWRDEAYEVRPSFGAPALLNVERAAAPLLGVLQFGAHLNAFVCRQDDETGSWQIFMWLARRSPHKATYPGLLDNLAAGGISAGLGVKETMVKESWEEARVPPKLAAQAQPVGCLSFTYEEMDGEEFGAVVRECLFIFDLEVPEDFTPQVGDGEAQEFYLWPLNKVREAVNSGSFKPNCALVVVDFLFRHGLLHPDHEPLYPELMAVMHQTL; from the exons ATGGCGGGGAGCCTGGGCCCAGGCTCGGGCTGGACAGCCGCGGTCCGTCGTCTGCTGCGGCAGTTCAGCTCCGCCCAGCGGCCAG GTTCCCCAGGTTTCCAGGGCCTCCCGCTGCTGGTCGAGGGCCAGCAGGTGGGGTTGGTGGTGCCTGCTGTTGCTCGGGAATTGAGAGCCTTTCCCAACGTGTTCGTGGAGGTGACAGGGGGCTTGGAGCTTCGAGGGGGTCATTGCCCCGAGGAGCGCACAGAGGCTGTGGCTGGGGTCCTGGCACAGCTGCGGGCCGAGGGTCGCCTGGCAAGGCTGGCGAGGTGGCGAGATGAA GCATATGAGGTGCGACCCAGTTTTGGAGCTCCGGCCTTATTGAATGTGGAGCGAGCAGCAGCCC CCTTGCTGGGAGTCCTCCAGTTTGGGGCACATCTCAATGCCTTCGTGTGTCGCCAAGATGATGAGACAGGGTCCTGGCAGATCTTCATGTGGCTGGCAAGGCGGTCTCCTCACAAGGCCACCTACCCGGGCCTGCTCGACAACCTG GCAGCTGGGGGCATAAGTGCGGGACTGGGTGTAAAGGAAACTATGGTGAAGGAGAGCTGGGAGGAGGCCCGAGTGCCCCCAAAGCTGGCAGCCCAGGCCCAGCCCGTGGGCTGTCTCAG CTTCACCTATGAAGAGATGGATGGGGAAGAGTTTGGGGCTGTGGTTCGAGAATGCCTGTTTATCTTTGACCTAGAAGTACCTGAAGACTTCACCCCCCAAGTGGGAGATGGGGAAGCACAAGAATTCTACCTCTGGCCCCTGAACAAG GTCAGGGAAGCTGTGAATTCTGGCAGCTTCAAGCCCAACTGTGCCCTGGTGGTGGTGGACTTCCTGTTCAGACATGGATTGCTGCATCCGGATCATG AGCCCCTATACCCAGAGCTCATGGCAGTGATGCACCAGACCCTGTGA
- the LOC141494286 gene encoding uncharacterized protein LOC141494286 isoform X2, which produces MAGSLGPGSGWTAAVRRLLRQFSSAQRPGSPGFQGLPLLVEGQQVGLVVPAVARELRAFPNVFVEVTGGLELRGGHCPEERTEAVAGVLAQLRAEGRLARLARWRDEAYEVRPSFGAPALLNVERAAAPLLGVLQFGAHLNAFVCRQDDETGSWQIFMWLARRSPHKATYPGLLDNLAAGGISAGLGVKETMVKESWEEARVPPKLAAQAQPVGCLSFTYEEMDGEEFGAVVRECLFIFDLEVPEDFTPQVGDGEAQEFYLWPLNKVREAVNSGSFKPNCALVVVDFLFRHGLLHPDHERSDA; this is translated from the exons ATGGCGGGGAGCCTGGGCCCAGGCTCGGGCTGGACAGCCGCGGTCCGTCGTCTGCTGCGGCAGTTCAGCTCCGCCCAGCGGCCAG GTTCCCCAGGTTTCCAGGGCCTCCCGCTGCTGGTCGAGGGCCAGCAGGTGGGGTTGGTGGTGCCTGCTGTTGCTCGGGAATTGAGAGCCTTTCCCAACGTGTTCGTGGAGGTGACAGGGGGCTTGGAGCTTCGAGGGGGTCATTGCCCCGAGGAGCGCACAGAGGCTGTGGCTGGGGTCCTGGCACAGCTGCGGGCCGAGGGTCGCCTGGCAAGGCTGGCGAGGTGGCGAGATGAA GCATATGAGGTGCGACCCAGTTTTGGAGCTCCGGCCTTATTGAATGTGGAGCGAGCAGCAGCCC CCTTGCTGGGAGTCCTCCAGTTTGGGGCACATCTCAATGCCTTCGTGTGTCGCCAAGATGATGAGACAGGGTCCTGGCAGATCTTCATGTGGCTGGCAAGGCGGTCTCCTCACAAGGCCACCTACCCGGGCCTGCTCGACAACCTG GCAGCTGGGGGCATAAGTGCGGGACTGGGTGTAAAGGAAACTATGGTGAAGGAGAGCTGGGAGGAGGCCCGAGTGCCCCCAAAGCTGGCAGCCCAGGCCCAGCCCGTGGGCTGTCTCAG CTTCACCTATGAAGAGATGGATGGGGAAGAGTTTGGGGCTGTGGTTCGAGAATGCCTGTTTATCTTTGACCTAGAAGTACCTGAAGACTTCACCCCCCAAGTGGGAGATGGGGAAGCACAAGAATTCTACCTCTGGCCCCTGAACAAG GTCAGGGAAGCTGTGAATTCTGGCAGCTTCAAGCCCAACTGTGCCCTGGTGGTGGTGGACTTCCTGTTCAGACATGGATTGCTGCATCCGGATCATG AAAGGAGTGATGCTTAG